The following proteins come from a genomic window of Abyssibacter profundi:
- a CDS encoding integrase core domain-containing protein produces TSLTSERLVRIFQQLKAEHGLPQVMRCDNGPEFLGEAFTAWAKRAGMAIQYIQPGKPNQNAYVERFNRTXREEVLDQHLFATXDDVREATYWWMIEYNEERPHDALGNMTPAEARLLAARNSTFELSP; encoded by the coding sequence ACCTCACTCACTTCCGAGCGCCTGGTGCGAATCTTTCAGCAGCTAAAGGCGGAACACGGTCTGCCGCAGGTCATGCGGTGCGACAACGGACCGGAATTTCTGGGCGAGGCGTTCACCGCCTGGGCCAAACGGGCCGGAATGGCCATTCAATACATCCAACCCGGCAAACCCAATCAGAATGCCTACGTCGAACGCTTCAACCGCACGTAMCGTGAAGAGGTGCTGGACCAGCATCTGTTTGCCACCCWGGATGATGTCCGCGAAGCCACCTACTGGTGGATGATCGAATACAACGAGGAACGACCGCACGATGCGCTGGGCAACATGACACCAGCCGAGGCCAGATTACTTGCCGCCAGAAACTCTACTTTTGAACTGTCGCCTTGA